A section of the Lathamus discolor isolate bLatDis1 chromosome 6, bLatDis1.hap1, whole genome shotgun sequence genome encodes:
- the LOC136016239 gene encoding NADH-cytochrome b5 reductase 2 gives MEALAGAPVAVAVAVVAASALLLLLLRRTRRRDGGLVTLQDPLAKYPLRLVEKEEISHDTKKFRFGLPSPDHKLGLPVGQHVYLSAKIDGNLVIRAYTPVSSDETKGYVDLIIKVYHKNVHPKFPEGGKMSQYLNDMKIGDVIDFRGPNGLLVYKGAGTFLIKPHKKSEAEKKSAKHLGMIAGGTGITPMLQLIRRITSDPKDTTKCYLLFANQTEKDILLRAELEDIAKRHPDQFTLWYTLDRPPQDWKYSSGFITAEMIQSHLPPPGRETLILLCGPPPMIQFACQPNLDKLGYPKSSTFSY, from the exons ATGGAGGCGCTGGCG GGCGCCCCTGTGGCGGTCGCCGTGGCCGTGGTAGCTGCATccgccctgctgctgctgctgctcagaaggACGCGGCGGAGGGACGGCGGCCTCGTCACCCTGCAGGACCCGCTCGCTAAATACCCGCTGCGGCTCGTGGAAAAGGAG gAAATCAGTCATGATACTAAGAAATTCCGATTTGGGCTGCCTTCTCCAGATCATAAATTAGGATTACCTGTAG GCCAACATGTTTACCTGTCTGCAAAAATTGATGGGAATCTGGTGATTCGAGCCTATACCCCAGTTTCCAGTGATGAGACAAAAGGTTATGTTGATTTAATTATAAAG GTCTACCACAAAAATGTGCATCCCAAGTTTCCAGAAGGTGGAAAGATGTCCCAGTACCTCAATGACATGAAGATTGGAGATGTTATTGATTTCAGAGGGCCAAATGGGCTCCTTGTCTATAAGGGGGCAG GTACCTTTCTTATCAAGCCTCATAAGAAGTCTGAAGCAGAGAAGAAGTCTGCAAAACATCTTGGGATGATAGCTGGAGGAACAG GAATAACCCCGATGTTGCAGCTGATTCGTCGCATCACAAGTGATCCCAAGGACACCACAAAATGTTATCTGCTTTTTGCTAATCAG ACAGAGAAAGATATATTACTGAGAGCTGAGCTAGAAGACATTGCTAAGAGGCATCCTGATCAGTTCACTCTTTGGTATACACTGGACAGACCTCCACAAG ATTGGAAGTACAGTTCTGGCTTCATCACTGCAGAGATGATTCAAAGCCACCTCCCTCCCCCTGGCAGAGAGACACTGATTCTCCTGTGTGGGCCACCACCTATGATCCAGTTCGCCTGTCAGCCCAACCTGGACAAACTTGGCTATCCCAAGAGCAGTACATTTTCTTATTAA